CAATGCATGCAGCAAGTGATATAAACCGTTGGATTATATTCCTGTACTGCTGTACAAGCCAAAGATCAAGCAATACGGCTTCGGGAGCTGGCCTTCAAGAAGCTTCCAACAGAAAGCTCGCGAGCCGGGAAGCTCCACGAGACCACCACTGAACGCGCATAAATAAACTATCAAAGTgatctctaaaaaaaattaaatattacaaaacaatggaaaggaaaaaaaagcctAACATCTCAAAACAGTTTATATTATGGTTGTGACTATGATACataattttattcaaaattaaaCCTATAATATTTATGAACAGAGGAGTAACAGTAAAATTATACAACAGTAATTTCGCAAATTTAGCATAATCATTGTAAACTATTAAtttgcatgaaaaaaatatttattacatATCAAGATAAATTTAGCTATGTTATGCTTTCTTGCTAAATACGTTTTTTTAGCAAGTATCCaagtatgtaattttttttttgctgaaatGAACAATGGATAGAATATAATAGGAAAATAAAGGGCTCCTACTACAACAATGTAGGTGGCCATTGGTGATTTGCGGAGCCATCGTTTCACTTATTCGCGGAATAAGTGAACcgatatatttgcaaacgaaaagggttttgtgaataaaacttttatatacgtgtttttagtgatataaaagcaaaggctgaaaaataaacttcgatgaaaaaaccttaaaatcaactcaaaatttaatgttgaaaattcaaattttgactgataaacataagcataagtgaaaagatgagcCCCTTTGGTGGCAAAACAGCAGCTAAGGCGGAAAAGTGGCAAAGCAGCAGCTAAGGCACAAACAAAAAAATAGACGATTATGGTTGAGTAAATAAGTAGAGGAAAACTATGACAGAGAAGTTGAATATGAACCCTAACCATATCTATTACACTAACTGACACATTTAATTGTTATGTATGAATTATTTAAAAAGTAATAAATAGTATGTTTCAAAACCACGAAATGCAGACACATTTTGTATAGAGGGGGTTAAAGTCGTGCAAATGCACGACTATCTATGCTAGTTAATAGTATGAGAGAAATTGATCGAGACAAATATAGTTTAGACTAGGGGTGAATACGGTATAGAAATTTCCCGACCGTACTTATACCGTTTCCGTaaaactaatataataataatatttttaccgATGGTTACcgtttttaaattttagttttttaaatTTCTGTCAACGTGGCATTGAAGTTGACACTAAATAGATAAATATTGAAGTTGACACTAAATAGATAAATTCATAAATATAGAAATTTTCCTACTGTTACCGTTCGTtttcgaaaaaataataaaatagtgatACCGTTTTCGACCATTTCCGACCGTTTACATCCCTAGTTTAGACTACATGGAACAGAAGTGAGATATAGACCCAACTGAATGTCAGGAATCTacaacttttttatttgtttattactCAATAATTTCTTGGAAGCTTAACGATATACCTCCCCCTGATCAAAAGAACTAAAGAACAAGACAAGTAAATTATAAAGTACATGAGCAGCTGCTCCCTAATTAAGTAAAGTAGTGAACCCCTTCTACAAGAGAAGTATATATCTTTGTCACTTTATTCTCTCTACTTACATGCGTGCATGGATCAAAAGTCACCAAGTTGTGTGtgtaattaatcaattaattaaccttGGCTTAACggtaaaaaaaaggtttttttttcttcaccatGCACAGTGAGCCAAAAAGTTTGGCGATCTGGGTATGAACTTAGGCGCTCCTCTCGAGCATCTCGCAGAACCTCTTGAAGGAGTCGAGCTTCTGGAGCTTGAGCTGCTTGTGGATGCGGCGGATGAACACGTCGGCGACGTGGTCGATCTCGTCCTCCAGCCGGAACTCGCCGCCTTCCCCTTCCTTGGCGTCGCGCACCAGGTCGATCACCGACCCCGGCGCGTTCAccagctcgtcgtcctcgtcgtcttcctcctggAACAACGAGTGCGTCAGGTACTCGTcgctgtcctcctcctcctcttcctcctcgccggcgtgatCGTAGTAGCCGCGCTCCGTGAGGAAGCTCGGCGCGGTGTTGTACAGCACCACGGCCTtcttgctgccgccgccgtcgtcgtcctccactCCGGCGACGCCACCGTCGTTGGTGGTGtcctgggcggcggcgccgcccatgATGGCGTGGATCTTGTGGttgatggcggtggcgaggagctTCCGGTTGCGGAGGACGCCGAAGATGAGCAGCCGCGTCTTCATGGCGCTCGTCTTGGCCCTCACCGCCGTCGACTTCGCCTTCACCACCGCCACGATCGTCGACACCATCTGCTTCAAGAACATGGACGCCTTGCTCCTCATCTTAGCTTGTTTTCAACTAACTAACTAATTATAAGCTCACACTCTAGCTAATTATAAGCTAGGTATAGCTAGCTTGTTAATTAACTAGAAAACCACAATGCAACTAGCAATGAACACACACAATTAGTGAAATAGAAAGGCTTTTGAGCTAGGTGTATGCAATTGTGTGTGAGCTAGTGATGAGTAGTAGTGCTTGGAATTGGATGGTTGGACATGGAGTTTGGAATGTGGGATAGCAAGGGTATTTATAGAGATGCAATAaggtggtgagtggtgaccaAGTGGGGTCTAGAAGTTTCAAGTTTCAAACATCACATGAAAGCTGGTTTACAATGCTAAGGAAACATCACATAAaaggagagagagtgtgtgcaTGTGGTAATATAACAAAGGCAGTGTGTAGCTAGCTGTCAGCAAGAAAGCAAAAGGTAACTCACTAAAGATGATTATTTGATGGGCATGCATGCAAAGTTGTAGagacacacacagagagagattATTGAGATTTTAAGGCAGAAAGAGAGTAAAAGTGATGGTGTATGTGTTGTGCTCTAACATTGTGTGTGTGGTGCAAATTAAGCCCCCAATTATGGGATTGATGTAAACAAGGCATTaagcgtgcgtgcgtgtgcgcAATATTTGTCGATGTGGTTATTGATGATTTTGGTCATGTGTTGGGATCGCTTTAGTTCCCATGTTTGTGCTTTCGATTTTTTTTCGGTGATGTGCATGTTAGCCTGTCCTTTTTTTGATATCGTACTCTGGTACTGTATATGTACAGCATGATGTTAATAATCTGTGTGTGGGTTTGTGCGCTTATTTCCATATCTATAAGCAGTTGTGCGCTCGTTATCAATTAAGGTGCTTTGTACAATTGTGtgctggctagctagctgctgctacTTTATCATGCATTTTCATAGAGATATCTCTTGTACTTCTTTTTGCTTTTAGAAATTCTAACATTTACCATCAATATctagaaatttaattatatagtttAACAAATTATGAAAGTAAAATATTTACGATGAATCTAAAACATAAACTTATGatgttaaactatataaaatttatagaaaatgttgtttatagttaaaaatatttgatttattaCAAAGCTGAAACGATGAGTAATTTAAAAAGAGGGAgtacttttccttttttctttgatGTTTTAAACATCTAACTGCACCAAGGCTAAAGATATTTTGCTCTAATACCATATTGTTGAGTTATGTACGCAGCCAATTCGCCGAAAACCTTAAATATGGTGAAGGAGAAAGCTAAGGGCAGCAGTACAGTTGGAACAGATGGTTTTTAATTATGagaattttatatgattgaaaCAAATTCCCTAAAGATCCTGTAAAATTTATGAGCAGTTATAATCCTACAGATAATCGTTAATATCTCTAGTCATTCAGAGGTATTTATAAGGATATGGTGTGATGATGTACGTGTGTGCATTCATAGAGACGAGTATGCGTGCATTGTAATCAAGCGTCTGCGTGTGTTCGtacgatgtttttttttcagaaaaaaaaaaaccctgagCTGCGCAAATTTCATCGTACGTGCTCTTGCTCGTACTGTTCATGGCTACAGAGGATTGCGATTTGCAAGGGCAAGAAGTGACATGATTCGGACTCCCTAACTGCCTGGGACGCACTGTTTATGAGAAAAGCTAAGCTTAGCCTTCGTCGCTAAGCTTCCCTGTTGCTACGACCATGCACAATGCAAGCAGCTGGCTGGCCGGCCCGGCCGGCCGTAAAGTTCACCGATCGAGAGTGCGTGCGCGCGAGCGTATAGGCGCGTGGTTGGCTGGAAAGTTTGCATGCAGGCCGGCGACGATCTGAGGAGCACTTAAGGTATGCATATACCACAACCTACTATAGCTAGCCACCCGGCTGCAGGAACGAATAATTTTGGACTCTTGTGTTGTGCGTGTAGTTGCGTGCTGTCCACCGactattttatattattaggCTTAATCGAATTCATGTCAGTGTAGATGTGCTGATTTATGAAACTACTATTATATTATTCACGATATCAGTTAGCTGATGCTGATTTTGTAAAATTAGAACCTTGCTAGCAATGTCATGTTTTctatcttcttccttcttttcttttcttcttctccctaTCAACGAACTCCGGAACGGCCGGCCAATGACCTCCAGGGTGGCAGGCCAACGTTGGATACAGGGACGTAGCAGCCCTATCAGCTCCCGCTCTGTCGCCACCCACCACTCAAGCTCACTGCTCCACCGCCACCCACCACTCAAGCTTACTGCTCCACCGCCACCCACCCAGAGCTTCTCCTGATGGCCCCACCAACTCCCAACACCAAAGAGGACGGGGCTCGCCAGATCAGGTCACGCCCTCCCTGTTGTCATAACCTCCGCCCATCCTTATCACATTATAGTCTTCACAACTGCCGCGGTGTCGAGGCGAGAGGATGAGGAGCCTCGAGCCCATAGCTTGTGCCGCCGTCGTCCGACCCTCTTACGAGGTATGGCCCCTGAACTCGCAAACGTCGACATTGAGGGGTCAGTTCCTTATAGTCGGCTTGCACCCACTCGTTATCTTGGTTTCAACCCCACCGTTACCGATCTCCTCTTCTTCGGCACCTCCTAAATCCGCATCCCCGACCGCTCTGATGCCTTCCAGGCAGCGGCGATCAAGGCGGTGATGGATGTTCGCTGGCTGCCTCCTTTGTATCGACAGGAATGGAGGGATGCGGCTTTTTCGGGAGCTCATCAACTGGCCTCCTCGCAGCCCCTGCAACGTCTGTAACAACCAGCAAAACAGGGGCTACAGCTATTAAAAAGCAGTTACGTGTAATATATAGCATTTGCTCAGACCGCTGCAGTATGCAGACTAAATTAtcttagtactataaatctggataaaAACGTATTAGAATATATTATACCTTATACgtattaaaatatatcatacCTTATACAAGATTAATTTATTCTGAGGGCCGTTTATGGCCGCTTTCCGTGACAGCCGCACTCGCAAGAGGCGCATCGATCTCCTGTGCTTCCGTACCATTGTCCCAGTCTGTACTCTGTAGCTACAGGCACTGCAACTCAGCCAAGGGAACAAAGGCAATTGAGTTGGTCAGGTGTACCGGTCAGTAGTACGCACCACACGCACGTACCAGCTTTAGCAAAAATAAAGGAGATCACCGAAGGATCGAGCTAACAGATCATCGCCTAACCTTTAGCCAGTCCAGCCCATGGTATTCATTCGTTCGATTTATTCCTTGCTTAATTGGCTATCCATACTGACCATACATGTGTTTGTAGAGTATATATAGCAGCCAGCTTATGGCCGGCGTCGCTTGATGACACGCTtaattgttactccctccgtccctaaataacgccgttgacttttttaaacatgtttgaccgttcatcttattcaaataatttaagtaattattaattattttcttatcatttgattcattgttaaatatacttttatgtaaacatatagttttacatatttcacaaaagtttttgaataagatgaacgatcaaacatgtttaaaaaagtcaacggcgtcaaatatgtagggacggagggagtggtatatatgtatatcaaAGAAAGCTTAAGAGTTTGTTCAATGGTAGAGACGACTATGGTCTCTTAAACAATGCTATAAGATTATTTAGAGACCATGTCTTTACAATAGTTAAGACGATAAAAACTCTAATCATTATCTCAAAAAATATTCCTTTTCTTAATattctttccatttttttacCCTCATGCAACCATATTTCTATATTATAGTGATCAAGAGCGGATGAGGCTAATGGGTGGGTGATCGCTGGAAGCGATCAACCCGCCCCTCCCCCTATACTCCTTTCCCTTCTTTCCTTTCATcataaaattcaaaaaaaacacaaagttagtaaataaaattagaaaaaaaaatctaatactctCATTTATGTGCATAGACTTTATACCGTAAACTTTGCACACataaactttatgtatagaaattatttttatataaaatatttgaatccgaatttgaatttgaattgggtatataaacttttgacttataaacattcgctctacaaactttaggtggataaactttagatgtgtaaactttaggtgtataaacttactaaaagaggaaaatataaaatatttgaattcaaatttgaatttgaatcgggtatataaacttttgacttataaacattcgctttacaaactttaggtggataaattttagatgtgtaaactttaggcgTATAAACTTACtttgagagaaaaagaaaaaaaaaccaatcgcCTAGAACGATCGTTCACCCATTAGAAATCTCGATTAAGAGCCGTTGTTATGTATAACAACGATGTTtgtctcttcctctttctctttcttccatgtcaacAGACAACAGGTATTCCTAATTAG
This window of the Oryza sativa Japonica Group chromosome 4, ASM3414082v1 genome carries:
- the LOC4335641 gene encoding uncharacterized protein, which encodes MRSKASMFLKQMVSTIVAVVKAKSTAVRAKTSAMKTRLLIFGVLRNRKLLATAINHKIHAIMGGAAAQDTTNDGGVAGVEDDDGGGSKKAVVLYNTAPSFLTERGYYDHAGEEEEEEEDSDEYLTHSLFQEEDDEDDELVNAPGSVIDLVRDAKEGEGGEFRLEDEIDHVADVFIRRIHKQLKLQKLDSFKRFCEMLERSA